In Lachnospiraceae bacterium, one DNA window encodes the following:
- a CDS encoding MATE family efflux transporter, whose amino-acid sequence MMKDLTREHPDKILWRFLLPMLVSVMFQQIYNIADSCIAGRFAGEDALAAVGASYPITVIFMAFAVGTNLGASVVVSRLFGAKDMVRMKSAVSTAFIACAFMSFFLTFIGYFFCGSMMRLVHTPENIFADGRLYLKIYVYGITFLLLYNVCTGIFTALGDSKTPLYFLIGSSVGNIILDYYFVACVGLGVAGVAWATFIAQGISAILALTFLAVRLKRINCEGTFKWLDLVLLAQIAAIAIPSIMQQSVLSIGNMFVQEIVNRYGSAVIAGYSGAIKLNTFAINSFMALGSCLSSYTAQNLGAGKKERLSMGFRTGIRLSLIAAIPFVVLYFFASRQMMGLFLNKSSTDAINAGREFLHIVSPMYFMISIKLMTDGIIRGAGAMHYFVMATVPDLILRILVALLLTKYFGSTGIWMAWPFGWIAATVLTIIFYRRIIFGKYVIRL is encoded by the coding sequence CACCCGGATAAGATTTTATGGCGCTTTCTGCTGCCTATGTTAGTCAGCGTTATGTTTCAACAGATATACAATATTGCAGACAGCTGTATTGCCGGTCGTTTTGCAGGAGAGGATGCCCTGGCGGCGGTAGGTGCATCTTATCCTATTACTGTTATATTTATGGCGTTTGCCGTAGGAACCAACCTGGGAGCCTCTGTTGTGGTTTCCAGGCTTTTTGGCGCTAAGGATATGGTCAGAATGAAGTCGGCAGTAAGTACGGCTTTTATTGCCTGTGCTTTTATGAGCTTTTTCCTCACATTTATCGGCTATTTTTTCTGCGGCAGTATGATGCGGCTCGTCCACACACCTGAAAATATTTTTGCAGATGGACGGTTATACTTAAAGATCTACGTTTACGGCATCACATTTTTACTTTTATATAATGTGTGTACCGGCATTTTTACGGCTTTAGGTGATTCTAAAACACCGCTGTATTTCCTGATCGGTTCTTCTGTGGGAAATATTATCCTGGATTATTATTTTGTAGCTTGTGTAGGACTGGGAGTGGCAGGCGTTGCCTGGGCAACTTTTATTGCTCAGGGTATTTCCGCTATCCTGGCTCTTACATTTCTGGCAGTACGTTTAAAAAGGATAAACTGCGAAGGAACTTTTAAGTGGCTGGATCTTGTTCTTTTAGCCCAGATTGCTGCTATTGCCATTCCAAGTATTATGCAGCAGAGCGTTTTATCTATTGGAAATATGTTTGTACAGGAGATTGTAAACCGCTACGGCTCTGCAGTGATCGCAGGTTATTCCGGCGCCATCAAGTTAAATACCTTTGCGATCAATTCCTTTATGGCTCTTGGAAGCTGTCTTTCCAGCTATACAGCCCAGAATCTTGGCGCAGGAAAGAAAGAACGGCTGTCTATGGGATTTCGTACAGGTATCCGTTTGTCACTGATCGCCGCTATTCCTTTTGTGGTTCTTTATTTCTTTGCCAGCAGGCAGATGATGGGACTGTTTTTGAATAAGTCCAGTACAGATGCTATTAATGCAGGACGGGAGTTTTTGCATATTGTAAGTCCTATGTATTTTATGATCTCTATTAAACTAATGACTGACGGGATCATCCGTGGTGCAGGTGCCATGCATTATTTTGTAATGGCAACGGTTCCGGATCTGATTTTACGTATCCTGGTAGCATTGCTGCTTACAAAGTATTTTGGAAGTACAGGTATTTGGATGGCCTGGCCATTTGGCTGGATCGCAGCAACGGTTCTGACTATTATTTTCTATCGCCGCATTATTTTCGGAAAATATGTGATCCGCCTGTAA
- a CDS encoding LTA synthase family protein — MKKISQIRGDTGREGLQQVAEEIRNTEESGTKKEKITEKAVVKNSNIFITICKYIIKGTGYLCLFLVPILSYYLFEYVTGNLANISAFMTALNICWVYVLYLILTGITGTTRISVPVGSAVLLIISFAETFVVGFRDRPIMIWDVLAVRTAMTVSGNYAFVISDKMVQAAKAVVAANIILWFFPVHVKGLKNRLLLGVSCVGTAFAFGYGFFHSIVPAHQMGINMWAVNDTYESCGYILSTAMSFQYVVKKPPAEYSQGRLESIYKEISEEEQEKGINETENEDDEILSHKVTIQPVNLICIMNESLSDLRVAGDFSTNQEYFPFINSLTENTIKGNLCMPVFGSMTSNSEFEFLTGDSVAMLPSNSIAYQFNVKPDARTMVSTMKDQGYRTVAMHPYPGENWNRNACYANMGFDEFLDGEYFKGSEQLRYYTSDQGDFEKLIQVVEEKEDPQEKLFLFNVTMQNHGGYEGTFDEFDQTVWLTGDMEGKYPKADQYLSLVKRSDEAFAYLLDYFSHSDEPTMIVMFGDHQPSVEDEFFDEIYGTPSYEVPTKDRLMWYETPFIIWTNYEQPSKDIGKLGAVYLSSYVLKLAGLDMTPYNRFLLDLSQIYPVLHFLGFYDKDGNYQSWSEAESGENPNRKQILDYEAMAYNHSIDRRKYKPLFTLEEEK; from the coding sequence ATGAAAAAGATATCCCAGATACGTGGCGATACGGGAAGAGAAGGATTACAGCAGGTGGCAGAAGAAATCAGAAATACAGAGGAAAGCGGAACTAAAAAAGAAAAGATCACAGAAAAGGCAGTTGTAAAAAACAGCAATATTTTTATAACTATATGTAAATACATAATAAAAGGCACAGGTTATCTGTGTCTTTTTCTTGTTCCCATACTGTCGTATTATTTATTTGAATATGTGACAGGGAATCTGGCAAATATTTCCGCTTTTATGACAGCATTAAATATATGCTGGGTTTATGTACTGTATCTTATCCTTACAGGTATTACAGGAACTACCCGCATATCAGTACCAGTTGGATCAGCTGTATTGCTTATAATATCATTTGCTGAAACCTTTGTAGTAGGCTTCCGGGACCGGCCTATTATGATCTGGGATGTGCTGGCAGTGCGCACAGCCATGACTGTATCCGGCAATTATGCATTTGTTATTTCAGATAAAATGGTACAGGCTGCCAAAGCAGTAGTCGCTGCCAATATTATTTTATGGTTTTTCCCGGTTCATGTAAAAGGATTAAAAAACAGGCTGCTTTTGGGTGTTTCCTGTGTGGGAACTGCTTTTGCTTTTGGCTATGGCTTTTTCCACAGTATTGTTCCTGCACATCAGATGGGGATTAATATGTGGGCAGTTAATGATACTTATGAATCCTGCGGGTATATTTTATCCACAGCCATGTCTTTTCAGTATGTGGTAAAGAAACCGCCGGCAGAATACAGTCAGGGACGTCTGGAAAGTATTTATAAGGAAATTTCTGAAGAAGAGCAGGAGAAAGGAATAAACGAAACAGAAAACGAAGATGATGAGATTTTGTCTCACAAAGTAACTATCCAGCCAGTCAATCTGATCTGCATTATGAACGAAAGTCTTTCTGACTTGCGGGTAGCCGGAGATTTTTCCACAAATCAGGAATACTTCCCCTTTATCAACAGCCTGACAGAAAATACTATAAAGGGAAATCTGTGCATGCCTGTATTTGGCTCTATGACCAGCAATTCTGAATTTGAGTTTCTTACAGGAGATTCAGTTGCCATGCTCCCATCTAATTCTATTGCCTATCAGTTTAATGTAAAGCCGGATGCCAGGACTATGGTAAGTACCATGAAAGACCAGGGATACCGCACTGTAGCTATGCACCCATATCCAGGAGAAAACTGGAACAGGAATGCCTGTTATGCCAATATGGGATTTGATGAGTTCTTAGATGGAGAATATTTTAAGGGCAGTGAGCAGCTGCGTTATTATACCAGTGATCAGGGAGATTTTGAAAAACTGATCCAGGTAGTAGAAGAAAAAGAAGATCCCCAGGAAAAACTGTTTTTATTTAATGTTACCATGCAGAACCATGGTGGCTATGAGGGGACTTTTGATGAGTTTGATCAGACTGTGTGGCTGACTGGTGATATGGAAGGAAAATATCCAAAGGCTGACCAGTATCTTTCTCTGGTAAAGCGCTCTGATGAAGCTTTTGCTTATTTACTGGATTATTTTAGTCACAGTGATGAGCCGACTATGATCGTTATGTTCGGAGATCACCAGCCAAGTGTAGAAGATGAGTTTTTTGATGAAATATACGGCACGCCAAGTTATGAAGTGCCTACGAAAGATCGTTTAATGTGGTATGAGACCCCATTTATCATCTGGACTAATTATGAGCAGCCCTCAAAGGATATTGGAAAGCTGGGAGCAGTGTATCTGTCCTCTTATGTATTAAAACTGGCAGGTCTTGATATGACTCCTTATAACCGTTTTCTGTTAGACCTGTCACAGATCTATCCGGTCCTTCATTTTCTGGGATTTTATGATAAAGATGGAAATTACCAGTCCTGGTCAGAGGCAGAATCAGGAGAGAATCCAAACAGAAAACAGATTTTAGACTATGAGGCTATGGCCTATAATCACAGTATTGACAGGCGTAAATATAAACCTCTGTTTACGCTGGAAGAAGAAAAATAA
- a CDS encoding PD-(D/E)XK nuclease family protein, which yields MEVTMENQRDLLSRVSEEWGKIPDHSPFLSYNVFQVLGIQEKEVVMCRFLADLLDSQGAHGCGVLFLKTFVRDVLKIKSMSDLLLMHTVVTKEYVTDHDRRIDIVIRNADYFIPVEVKIYAGEQQGQCFDYFKYAKNAPIVYLTPFGTPPSEYSRKEKNGKGILSLNRILCISWSENICAWLTGLLPCLKETLRSMVMQYVDAIRMTADEREIKMVEKTVDLLYESSQYFKAGIQIERSMKQAKLKLIRLVFGDFEKEMEPLAAKYGLEPEKDTGYYSYKDPHHERFYDCYSTYPGLNYVVKKAKFKKQSLQLWFRIEIEHDLFAGFCLFDKEAKAQDGAPIGCQVDHITDELTKEAAGYIKKEVILPEDWWFAWCYPNGSHDYAYKDTADFKNMNPGAVRLADKEEREKYVKETVKAFEGYLLKYLL from the coding sequence ATGGAAGTTACAATGGAAAATCAAAGAGACCTGTTATCCAGGGTCAGCGAAGAATGGGGAAAAATCCCGGATCACAGCCCTTTTCTGTCCTATAATGTTTTTCAGGTTTTAGGAATACAGGAAAAAGAAGTAGTCATGTGCCGGTTTCTGGCAGATCTGTTAGATTCCCAGGGGGCTCATGGCTGCGGTGTCCTGTTTCTTAAAACTTTTGTCCGGGATGTGCTGAAAATAAAATCCATGAGTGACCTGCTTCTTATGCATACAGTTGTCACAAAAGAATATGTCACTGATCATGATCGCCGGATCGATATTGTAATACGCAATGCAGATTATTTTATTCCGGTGGAAGTAAAGATTTATGCCGGAGAACAGCAGGGGCAGTGTTTTGATTATTTTAAATATGCGAAAAATGCTCCCATAGTTTATTTGACACCTTTTGGAACACCACCTTCGGAATACAGCAGGAAAGAAAAAAATGGAAAGGGGATACTGTCATTAAACAGGATCCTTTGTATTTCCTGGTCAGAAAATATCTGCGCATGGCTTACGGGATTGCTTCCTTGCCTGAAGGAAACATTAAGATCCATGGTTATGCAATATGTAGATGCTATCCGTATGACGGCAGATGAAAGGGAAATAAAAATGGTGGAAAAAACGGTTGATCTGTTGTATGAGTCTTCGCAGTATTTCAAGGCGGGGATCCAGATAGAAAGATCCATGAAACAGGCAAAACTTAAGCTGATCCGGCTTGTGTTTGGGGATTTTGAAAAAGAAATGGAGCCACTGGCTGCAAAATATGGTCTGGAACCTGAAAAAGATACAGGGTATTATTCCTATAAGGATCCTCATCATGAAAGATTTTATGATTGTTACAGTACATATCCAGGACTAAACTATGTGGTAAAAAAGGCAAAGTTTAAGAAACAAAGTTTACAGCTGTGGTTTCGCATTGAAATAGAACATGACCTGTTTGCAGGATTTTGTCTTTTTGATAAAGAAGCAAAGGCACAGGATGGGGCTCCCATAGGCTGTCAGGTGGATCATATAACAGATGAACTTACAAAGGAAGCTGCCGGATATATCAAGAAGGAGGTAATACTGCCGGAGGACTGGTGGTTTGCCTGGTGTTATCCAAATGGAAGCCACGATTATGCTTATAAAGATACAGCAGATTTTAAAAACATGAATCCTGGAGCAGTCCGTCTTGCAGATAAAGAAGAACGGGAAAAATATGTAAAAGAAACAGTAAAAGCTTTTGAAGGATATCTCTTAAAATATTTATTATGA
- the sigK gene encoding RNA polymerase sporulation sigma factor SigK, producing the protein MKTFPKPLSHGEEKLYLKRCKEGDQTARNMLIEHNMRLVAHVVKKYQCQEYDTEDLLSVGTIGLIKAVNTFDTDKGSRLATYAARCVENEILMLLRAGKKRAREVSLFEPIGTDKDGEAVNLVDVIEMENPRTIDQLILDQDIRELYEAFDTCLTESEKQVITMRYGLFREKEHTQREVAGVLGISRSYVSRIEKKAIGKMRDVFEKHQVL; encoded by the coding sequence TTGAAGACTTTTCCGAAACCACTATCTCACGGAGAAGAAAAGCTGTACCTGAAACGCTGCAAAGAAGGCGACCAGACCGCCAGAAATATGCTGATCGAACATAACATGCGCCTGGTGGCTCATGTAGTAAAAAAATATCAATGTCAGGAATACGATACAGAAGACCTGCTTTCTGTGGGGACCATTGGACTGATCAAGGCAGTGAACACCTTTGATACAGATAAAGGATCCAGACTGGCTACCTATGCAGCCAGGTGCGTGGAAAATGAGATACTCATGCTTCTTAGGGCAGGTAAAAAACGGGCCAGGGAAGTGTCTTTATTTGAACCTATTGGTACGGATAAAGACGGAGAAGCAGTGAATCTTGTGGATGTGATCGAAATGGAAAATCCAAGGACCATTGACCAGCTTATATTAGATCAGGATATCAGAGAACTGTATGAAGCATTTGACACATGCCTGACAGAAAGCGAAAAGCAGGTGATCACCATGCGCTATGGCCTGTTTAGGGAAAAGGAGCATACCCAGCGGGAAGTTGCCGGAGTTTTAGGCATTTCACGTTCTTATGTAAGCAGGATCGAGAAAAAGGCTATTGGGAAAATGCGGGATGTATTTGAAAAACATCAGGTTCTGTAA
- the galE gene encoding UDP-glucose 4-epimerase GalE, with amino-acid sequence MAILVTGGAGYIGSHTCVELLNAGYDVVVADNLYNSSKKALDRVEQITGKKLKFYEVDLLDQPKVKEIFDNEDIEAVIHFAGLKAVGESVHKPLEYYNNNITGTLILCDEMRNHGVKNIVFSSSATVYGDPAQIPITEKCPKGEITNPYGRTKGMLEQILTDLHTADPEWNVMLLRYFNPIGAHESGLIGEDPKGIPNNLVPYIAQVAIGKLDHLNVFGDDYDTPDGTGVRDYIHVVDLAKGHVKAMKKLEAKEGVSIYNLGTGVGYSVLDVLHAYEKACKKTLKYEIQPRRDGDIATCYSDCTKAKEELGWVAEKGIEEMCADSWKWQSMNPNGYRD; translated from the coding sequence GTGGCTATTTTAGTGACCGGAGGAGCTGGATATATCGGAAGTCATACATGTGTGGAACTGTTAAATGCAGGTTATGACGTGGTAGTAGCAGATAACCTTTATAACTCCAGCAAAAAAGCATTAGACAGAGTAGAGCAGATCACAGGAAAGAAACTGAAATTTTATGAGGTGGACCTGCTTGACCAGCCAAAGGTAAAAGAAATCTTTGATAATGAGGATATTGAAGCTGTGATCCATTTTGCAGGCTTAAAGGCAGTAGGAGAGTCTGTTCACAAACCCCTTGAATATTATAACAATAACATTACCGGAACGTTGATCCTTTGTGATGAGATGAGAAATCATGGTGTAAAGAATATTGTATTCAGTTCTTCTGCAACTGTTTATGGTGATCCGGCTCAGATTCCGATCACAGAAAAGTGCCCGAAAGGTGAGATCACCAATCCTTACGGACGCACCAAAGGAATGTTAGAGCAGATCCTTACAGACCTGCATACTGCAGATCCGGAGTGGAATGTAATGCTCCTTCGCTATTTTAATCCAATAGGTGCTCATGAAAGTGGCTTGATTGGCGAAGATCCTAAGGGTATCCCTAACAATCTTGTACCGTATATTGCACAGGTTGCCATCGGCAAGCTGGATCATTTAAATGTATTTGGTGATGATTATGATACCCCGGATGGAACCGGCGTCAGAGATTATATCCATGTAGTAGATCTGGCAAAAGGCCATGTAAAGGCTATGAAGAAACTGGAAGCAAAAGAAGGCGTCAGCATCTATAATCTGGGAACCGGAGTTGGATACAGTGTATTAGATGTTCTTCATGCGTACGAAAAGGCCTGCAAAAAAACATTAAAGTATGAGATCCAGCCACGCAGGGATGGAGATATTGCAACCTGCTATTCTGACTGCACCAAGGCAAAAGAAGAGCTTGGTTGGGTGGCTGAAAAGGGAATTGAAGAGATGTGTGCTGATTCCTGGAAATGGCAGAGCATGAATCCGAACGGTTACAGAGATTAA
- a CDS encoding putative DNA modification/repair radical SAM protein, with protein MLIQENFTIDEKLKILTDAAKYDVACTSSGVERRGKKGHLGNSSEAGICHSFAADGRCISLLKILFTNQCIYDCKYCVNRCSNNTLRTAFTPDEVCKLTMEFYRRNYIEGLFLSSGILSTADHTMELIYETLHKLRNVYNFNGYIHVKSIPGASRELVERMGFLADRMSINLELPTAEGLRNLAPGKTREKILAPMRQVQQGIALSGRLLGYDRGYKKLYPSDRAGFAGGASLIRPDLTEKDFMILTGGAESHGLALKERYYGTKAFVPAGQSTQMIVGATSENDFQMLSVTQALYHNFGLKRVFYSAYVPVNEDSHLPSLPGGPPLLREHRLYQADWLLRFYGFKAEELLSEKKPNFNLFLDPKCDWALQNLKDFPVEINKASYEQLLRIPGVGVKSARRIISARKQGKLDFDGLKRIGVVLKRARYFITCSGKMEVSFRLDEDSITSALIGDERRKVWDIENRDSYRQLSLFDDMHLEEEKNVILKDQLVKEASNSAIFGQL; from the coding sequence ATGCTGATACAGGAGAATTTTACTATAGATGAAAAACTGAAAATACTTACGGATGCAGCCAAATATGACGTTGCCTGTACTTCCAGCGGAGTAGAGCGCAGAGGAAAGAAAGGACACCTGGGAAATTCTTCAGAGGCAGGTATCTGCCACAGCTTTGCGGCAGACGGAAGATGTATTTCATTACTAAAGATCCTTTTTACCAATCAGTGCATCTATGATTGTAAGTATTGTGTAAACCGGTGCAGCAATAATACGCTGCGGACTGCATTTACTCCGGATGAAGTTTGTAAACTTACTATGGAATTTTACAGGAGAAATTATATTGAAGGTCTGTTCTTAAGTTCTGGTATTCTGTCTACAGCGGATCATACTATGGAGCTGATCTATGAAACTCTTCATAAGCTGAGGAATGTGTATAATTTCAATGGTTACATTCATGTAAAATCCATTCCCGGTGCTTCCAGGGAACTGGTAGAGAGAATGGGCTTTCTTGCGGACCGTATGAGCATCAATCTAGAACTTCCTACAGCTGAAGGCCTTCGAAATCTGGCTCCTGGAAAGACAAGAGAGAAGATACTGGCTCCTATGCGGCAGGTACAGCAGGGAATTGCGTTGTCTGGGCGTCTGCTAGGGTATGACAGAGGATATAAGAAATTATATCCTTCTGACAGAGCCGGTTTTGCAGGCGGTGCTTCCCTTATACGTCCGGATCTGACAGAAAAAGATTTCATGATACTTACCGGCGGGGCAGAAAGCCATGGTCTTGCCCTTAAGGAGCGATATTATGGAACAAAAGCCTTTGTTCCTGCCGGTCAGAGTACCCAGATGATCGTAGGTGCTACATCGGAAAATGACTTTCAGATGCTTTCTGTGACGCAGGCTCTTTATCATAATTTTGGTTTAAAACGTGTCTTTTACTCTGCATATGTTCCGGTCAATGAGGACAGCCATCTGCCATCCCTTCCGGGAGGACCGCCTCTTTTAAGAGAACACCGGCTTTATCAGGCAGACTGGCTGCTGCGCTTTTACGGATTTAAGGCAGAGGAACTTCTTTCTGAAAAAAAGCCTAATTTTAATTTATTTCTGGATCCCAAGTGCGACTGGGCACTGCAGAATCTGAAAGATTTTCCTGTAGAGATAAATAAAGCTTCTTACGAACAGCTTCTTCGTATACCCGGAGTAGGGGTGAAATCTGCCAGACGTATCATCTCTGCCAGAAAGCAGGGAAAATTGGATTTTGATGGTTTAAAACGGATAGGAGTTGTTTTAAAGCGGGCCCGTTATTTTATCACCTGTTCCGGGAAAATGGAAGTTTCCTTCAGACTGGATGAAGATTCCATCACCAGCGCCCTTATAGGGGATGAGAGGCGGAAAGTATGGGATATAGAAAACAGGGACAGTTACAGGCAATTATCCCTGTTTGATGATATGCACCTGGAAGAAGAAAAAAACGTGATTTTAAAGGATCAGCTGGTAAAAGAAGCATCAAATAGTGCTATATTTGGCCAGCTGTAG
- a CDS encoding TIGR03915 family putative DNA repair protein, producing MTVFVCEPGYEGILSCIYDAGMSKIPQDELRLEIKNSGQNVELFSSYVECVPSSEKVKKVMETVRRHLNSRIQEQLYVVCLSEDILRADKIYRYLKVLFLRGASAADQLQIPAVYEVFKLCRSVYNEKHQFIEFLRFSQMSEGFLAGKIQPKNDVAELIAPYFADRLPEEDWLICDIGRGKAAIHVKGEKWFLAEISSDELEKICIQSDEKDWEKLWKTFFTAIAIEQRKNPDCQRSHLPLRFRPLMTEFQSF from the coding sequence ATGACGGTTTTTGTATGTGAGCCTGGTTACGAAGGTATATTAAGCTGTATTTATGATGCGGGAATGAGTAAGATCCCTCAGGATGAACTGCGCCTGGAGATCAAAAACAGCGGACAGAATGTAGAACTTTTTTCATCCTATGTAGAGTGCGTTCCATCATCGGAAAAAGTAAAAAAGGTGATGGAAACTGTACGCAGGCATTTAAATTCCCGGATCCAGGAGCAGCTGTATGTGGTCTGTCTTAGCGAAGATATATTGCGTGCAGATAAGATATACCGGTATCTGAAGGTATTGTTTTTGCGGGGTGCATCTGCTGCTGACCAGCTTCAGATCCCTGCTGTTTATGAAGTTTTTAAACTGTGTCGAAGCGTATATAACGAAAAGCATCAGTTTATTGAATTTTTGCGTTTTTCCCAGATGTCGGAAGGCTTTTTAGCAGGAAAGATACAGCCGAAAAATGATGTGGCAGAGCTGATAGCACCTTACTTTGCAGACCGTCTGCCGGAGGAAGACTGGCTGATCTGTGATATAGGCAGAGGAAAGGCAGCGATCCATGTAAAGGGTGAAAAGTGGTTCCTGGCAGAGATTTCCAGTGATGAACTGGAAAAAATATGTATACAAAGTGATGAAAAGGACTGGGAAAAACTCTGGAAGACTTTCTTTACTGCCATTGCCATTGAACAGAGAAAGAATCCAGATTGTCAGAGAAGTCATCTGCCTTTACGTTTTCGTCCCCTTATGACGGAATTTCAATCATTTTGA
- a CDS encoding YifB family Mg chelatase-like AAA ATPase — MFTQINSAGIHGMEGFLVSVESDVSNGLPGFSISGQLALEVREAQERVRTALKNSDLQLPAKKITVNLSPAGMKKEGTAFDLPIAAAVLGAFELLAAEKLKDSLLIGELGLDGSVKPVRGVLVLVSAAKKMGFRRCFLPVPNMAEGALVEGIQIIGIKSLLHLQEVVSQENFESMDQKMPVTINNRTFKSEYPFDFREICGQNVLRRAAEVAAAGRHGLLMCGSAGTGKSMVAKRIPTILPDLSWEENIEISKIYSLCGLLPEGQPLLSQRPFRSPHHTISPQGLTGGGKVPKPGELSLASGGVLFLDELPHFSKGAIEALREPLEEHRITISRVAGSYEFPADFLILGAMNPCPCGFFPDRSRCNCTPVQIQNYLNRLSRPILERFDICVEAAPVTFAELEDQTTENEDSAVIRSRVEKAVKIQATRFQGTDIRNNSRMGQKEIQRFCKLKEPEKRFARRVYEARGISARGYHRVLKTARTIADLAGEEWIQKEHLSEAFGYRALEERIWGQKH, encoded by the coding sequence ATGTTTACGCAGATAAACAGTGCCGGGATCCATGGAATGGAAGGATTTCTGGTATCTGTTGAATCAGATGTATCGAATGGACTGCCGGGATTTTCCATTTCAGGGCAGCTGGCACTGGAGGTAAGAGAGGCTCAGGAGCGGGTCAGGACAGCACTGAAAAACTCAGATCTTCAGCTTCCGGCAAAAAAAATCACAGTAAATCTGTCACCAGCAGGAATGAAAAAGGAAGGAACGGCTTTTGATCTGCCAATTGCAGCTGCAGTTTTAGGAGCTTTTGAGTTATTGGCAGCAGAAAAACTGAAGGATTCTCTTCTGATCGGAGAACTGGGGTTAGACGGCAGCGTAAAACCAGTAAGGGGCGTACTGGTCCTGGTATCGGCTGCCAAGAAAATGGGATTTCGCCGATGCTTTTTACCAGTACCCAATATGGCAGAAGGAGCTTTAGTAGAAGGGATACAGATCATAGGTATAAAGTCGCTTCTTCATTTGCAGGAAGTGGTATCTCAAGAGAATTTTGAAAGCATGGATCAGAAAATGCCGGTCACAATAAATAATCGTACATTTAAATCAGAATATCCCTTTGATTTCAGGGAAATATGCGGTCAGAACGTTCTGCGCCGGGCAGCAGAAGTGGCGGCAGCCGGAAGACATGGTCTTTTGATGTGCGGAAGTGCAGGAACAGGAAAATCTATGGTAGCAAAGCGGATACCAACCATTCTCCCTGATCTTTCCTGGGAAGAAAATATAGAGATATCCAAGATATACAGTCTTTGCGGTCTGCTGCCAGAAGGACAGCCTCTGCTTTCACAAAGACCTTTTCGCAGTCCTCATCACACGATTTCTCCCCAGGGTCTTACCGGTGGTGGAAAAGTGCCAAAACCCGGGGAGTTATCCCTTGCTTCCGGAGGCGTTTTATTTTTAGATGAGCTGCCTCATTTCAGTAAAGGCGCTATAGAAGCACTAAGGGAACCTTTAGAAGAACACCGTATCACAATAAGCCGTGTGGCAGGAAGCTATGAATTTCCGGCAGATTTTCTGATCCTTGGAGCCATGAATCCATGTCCCTGCGGCTTTTTCCCGGACAGAAGCAGATGCAATTGTACGCCTGTGCAGATACAAAATTATTTAAACCGGCTTTCAAGACCTATTTTGGAACGTTTTGATATATGTGTGGAAGCTGCACCTGTGACATTTGCAGAGTTAGAAGACCAGACAACGGAAAATGAGGATTCAGCTGTTATACGAAGCCGGGTGGAAAAAGCAGTAAAGATACAGGCTACACGTTTTCAGGGAACGGATATCAGAAACAACAGCCGTATGGGACAGAAAGAGATACAGCGTTTCTGTAAGTTAAAAGAGCCGGAGAAACGTTTTGCAAGACGGGTATATGAAGCGAGAGGAATAAGTGCCAGAGGTTATCACAGAGTACTAAAGACAGCAAGGACAATTGCAGATCTGGCTGGTGAAGAATGGATCCAGAAAGAACATTTATCAGAAGCCTTTGGCTACAGGGCGTTGGAGGAACGGATATGGGGACAGAAGCATTAG